The genomic interval AAAAGTGGAACTTTTAAAGTGCCAATTTCCGAGTCCGCCGCGTCCGCCTGGAAGCAGAATCACTTCTTCTCCATCATGGGTTACCTCACAAATGACTTCACCTGTATCCGGATTTTTGGCGATGACACCCAGAGGTACATCAATAACGCGGTCTTTACCGGCCGCACCTGTTGAGGTGCTCTTTCCTCCAGGCTTACCGTGCTCAGCTTTGATGTGCTTTCTGTACTTGAGGGGAAGAAGGGTCCAGTGCTGGGCGTTTCCCCTCAGGATGATATGGCCTCCTCGACCACCATCACCCCCGTCAGGTCCCCCTTTGGAGGTCAGTCGTGTCCGGAGCAAATGGTGCGACCCCGCCCCACCGTTTCCGGAGGCGAAGAAGATCTTGACGTAGTCAACGAAATTAGAATCGGCCATACTTATGCTTGCGACGCCTGCTCAATCGCAGAAGCCAGGCGTTCGGTGATCTCATCGATGCTTCCGAGCCCGTTCACGTCTTGGAGCTTGTTTTGCGCTCCGTAATATTCTTTGACTGGCGCCGTATCGCGCTGATAAACGGCGATGCGGTTACCGATGATCTCCTCGTTCTGATCATCCGGGCGACCTGAAGTCTTACCGCGCTCCAAAAGGCGGTTTTTGAGTTCTTCATCGGGAACTTCCAAAGCCAACATGCCGGTAATCTCCGTTCCTTTCATCTCCAAAAGCACATCCAGCGCTTTGGCCTGTGCCTGGGTTCGGGGAAAGCCATCGAAAATAAATCCGTTTCCGTGCTTATTCTCTTCAATCTTGTGGCTGATCATTCCAATCACTACCTCATCGGGAACGAGTTCGCCCTGATCCATGAGTTTCTTGGCTTCCAAACCCAATTCCGTTCCGGCTTTGATTTCTCCGCGGAGAATATCCCCGGTGCTGAGGTGCACTAAGCCGTATTTGTCGATCAAGTTTTGCGATTGGGTTCCTTTTCCTGCCCCTGGAGGGCCGAACAGTACAATATTGAGCATGCTAATAGCTTTATTCCTCGATTACGTAAACGTGGGGCAAGTTACGACCAAGACCGTCGTAATCCAATCCGTAGCCCACAATGAACTCATTTCCAATTTCTTTCCCGACAAAGTCAACGGGTAAATCTTGCTTATAAGCCTCTGGCTTGTAAAACAGCGTTGCCAGCTTGAGACTCGCCGGCTCATGCCCTTCAAAAATGTTGTGTAGGGCCACCATGGTATTCCCCGTATCGACGATGTCTTCAATCAATACTACAGGCCTTCCCTTCACGCGATCACTGAGGCCAATCACCTCCGTCACCTTTCCAGTGCTCTCCATTCCGCTGTACGATCGAACCTTCACAAAACTCATATCGCACGGCCCTGGATATTGACGCATCAAATCCGCCATGAACATGAAGGCGCCGTTCAATACTCCAATGAAAAGTGGCTCTTCATCTTTGTACTCCGCATAGAGCTCTTCGGCCACTCTTTTGACCTCCACAGCGATCTCTTCTGCTGTGATATAGGGACGAAAATGCTTGCCGTGCAGCTCGATGGAATCCATGGTTCAGGGTTTTTGCGAAAATACGAAATGTTTCGGCCTATCTTTGCGGCAAATTCGATGGTATGAAAGACCTGTTTTCCACACCCTTCACCCTCGGTATTCTCGGGGGCGGACAGCTCGGAAAGATGATGCTGACCGAGACCCGGAAGTACGACTTGCGAACCAAAGTGCTGGATCCTTCTCCCGAAGCTCCTTGCCGCATCGGCAGCAATGAATTCGAGGTAGGTGATCTCAAGGATACCGAACGCGTATTGGAGTTTGCCAAGGACGTGGACGTCCTGACCATTGAAATTGAGCATGTTTCCACCGAAGCCCTGCGCCAAATTAAGGCCTCCGGCATTCCCGTGCACCCCGATCCAGAAGCCCTGGCCATTATTCAGGACAAGGGTACTCAGAAAGAATTTTACTCCGCCCACAACATTCCCACGGCACCGTTCGAAGTGTTCGCGGATAAAGCGACTACGCTTGAGGCATTTAGAGACGGGCGTTGGTCCACTCCTTGCGTGTGGAAGAGCCGAACGGGCGGCTATGATGGTTTTGGGGTTCGGGTCCTACGGACCGATGCAGACCTCAACTCCATCGGTGAAGGTCCGGGTTTGTTGGAAAACATGGTTCCCTTTGACCTAGAGCTGGCCGTTGTGGTCGCGCGGAATCCAAGTGGCGAAGTGAAAAGCTACCCGGTTGTTGAAATGGAATTCCACCCCACAGCCAATCAAGTAGAGTACGTGCTTGCCCCCGCTCGGATTTCCGATGAGATCGCTGAAAAAGCGCGCGTCTTGGCTGAACGCACGGCGACCGAATTGGGCATTTGCGGACTACTCGCTGTGGAACTATTCTTGACCTCGGAAGGAGAACTCCTCGTCAATGAGGTGGCTCCACGCCCACACAACAGTGGTCATTGGACCATCGAAGGCGCATATACGTCACAGTTTGAGCAGCACGTGCGCGGGATCCTTGACTTGCCATTGGGAAGTACGGCCTTGAAGGCCCCTTCCGTCATGGTGAACCTCGTTGGTGCTGAAGGTCATCAAGGGCCGGTTCGCTATGAAGGGATTGCCGATGTCTTGCGTATGCCTGGAGCCTATCCGCACATCTACGGGAAAAAGGACATGCGCCCCTTC from Cryomorphaceae bacterium carries:
- a CDS encoding 5-(carboxyamino)imidazole ribonucleotide synthase; translated protein: MKDLFSTPFTLGILGGGQLGKMMLTETRKYDLRTKVLDPSPEAPCRIGSNEFEVGDLKDTERVLEFAKDVDVLTIEIEHVSTEALRQIKASGIPVHPDPEALAIIQDKGTQKEFYSAHNIPTAPFEVFADKATTLEAFRDGRWSTPCVWKSRTGGYDGFGVRVLRTDADLNSIGEGPGLLENMVPFDLELAVVVARNPSGEVKSYPVVEMEFHPTANQVEYVLAPARISDEIAEKARVLAERTATELGICGLLAVELFLTSEGELLVNEVAPRPHNSGHWTIEGAYTSQFEQHVRGILDLPLGSTALKAPSVMVNLVGAEGHQGPVRYEGIADVLRMPGAYPHIYGKKDMRPFRKMGHVTIVAPDLAEARRNAKTVKGAIKVISQ
- the hpt gene encoding hypoxanthine phosphoribosyltransferase gives rise to the protein MDSIELHGKHFRPYITAEEIAVEVKRVAEELYAEYKDEEPLFIGVLNGAFMFMADLMRQYPGPCDMSFVKVRSYSGMESTGKVTEVIGLSDRVKGRPVVLIEDIVDTGNTMVALHNIFEGHEPASLKLATLFYKPEAYKQDLPVDFVGKEIGNEFIVGYGLDYDGLGRNLPHVYVIEE
- a CDS encoding adenylate kinase produces the protein MLNIVLFGPPGAGKGTQSQNLIDKYGLVHLSTGDILRGEIKAGTELGLEAKKLMDQGELVPDEVVIGMISHKIEENKHGNGFIFDGFPRTQAQAKALDVLLEMKGTEITGMLALEVPDEELKNRLLERGKTSGRPDDQNEEIIGNRIAVYQRDTAPVKEYYGAQNKLQDVNGLGSIDEITERLASAIEQASQA